In the genome of Myripristis murdjan chromosome 21, fMyrMur1.1, whole genome shotgun sequence, the window GTTCTTGCATGTCAAAGGTGCCTCTTTATTACTGAGCTGACTCAGGAGAGCTGTGACTCAGTTTAATTTGAGTTTAGGTGAATTAGATAGAAAATAGCAAGAGACTGATGGGGTCGTTTGCATTTTAGCCCCTCTGCTGGTCCCAAGCAGACCATCTGGATTCAATTTGTGTATCAGAACATCTTGGCTTTGAGGGGGTTATAAAGTCACTTTGAAAAGTAATAGATCACTTTTTGAGTGATTGTTATGACTTTCGGTAATTCCATGAAATAGCAGACTGGCCTCTGCATTCTTTAGAATTCAATGGGGCAATTCATTGAGCTTGGTTATTCTATACTCTTTTGTGTGCCGTGGAAAAAGCCCTTTGGCAAAGAGCCTCGACCAAATGACACAATACTTCTCTTCAGAAATATGTTACTGTTTTTCTGCAATGACTGCAGTGTGAAAAAAGAGCAAGACCTATACATTATTTGGGGTTTTCCTCTGGATTAGTCATCTTGTAGCCTGGCCTGGGCAGAGCCCTGATAACCGTCTGAGAGcttaaagagatagttcaccCACTTTGAACTCTAACCCTtaacattatttcacttccccatAGCTGTTATacaggacagtagtggtgctatcttcctctcataaTTGTGtttggatactggctggatgctccaaatgctaactgttagcatcCTGCCATTAGAGTTAACTTCCCCCTGGTTAACATGCTTGAAAATAACCACTTCAATCCACTGAAATTGGTAGATTGGtaaaagtttgagtttgatgatgtatGAACAAATGATAGGAAATTCAGGCTACGTCCATCTGTGAAAGTTACTGCTCCTCTGGGGCAGTAAGTGCAGTAAGTGTTGACAACgataaaaatacagttataaataGTAATTTGAGCAAAGCTATCATCGGTGTTGTATGTAGATTTTAGTCCCAGAAAGCAACACTTGTGAAGTAATGTTAAAcattctttgagtggattaaggcagttatttttaagaacgTTAGCCGGGGGAAAGTCCAACCCAATGACAGGAGGCTGttacagttagcatttggagtatCCAACCAGCATTCAGTAATCATTAGAAGAGGATTGCATGACTACTGTCCCACATAACAGGGGGTAAGTGAAATAATTGGAAATGTTTCAAAATCAATGAACTATCTTTTTAAATGTTGGCCAGGTTTCATAGTTTATAGTGCCACACTGAGTGTGCAACctactttttatatatatttcagcCTTATATTCTTCAGGCCAGCCAGTCAGCCTCTTGTCAGCTTTAGTTGTGCAGTTATTTCCAGTGTCTGTTCTGAATAAGTGACTTTGTGTAGACCATGCCTTGTCATGGAACTCAGAGACCACCTGAGTCTGGGAAACAAAATCATATTCTGCTACATTCCTAACTGTGGGACAGGAGGGAAGCccccaaagtatttttttttcatacagatCAGGCAATGTGATCCAATTACATCCAGGATCTCAACACCGTTAGCAGCCTCAGGCATTGGTTGCATTTCATGGCATCCAATCACCACTCCAAGTGAAAATATTGAGATCACAGGGTTACATTTCAGGTTGTTTTATGCTCAACTGTGGTGTGGAAATTTTATACTGTGTCTTGTGTtatttgatggaaaaaaacaacaacttcaaaAACATTGTTTCAGATGGTGTTTTGGTATGTACACCACTGTAATCCTAACCATGCCTTGGAATAACAAAGTCATTGTCTAAGTCACAGCATTGTTGGGAAGGGAAAGGGATGATTTCcttcagttatttcacactgggaccagtctgattCCAACTGTTGAGTGCAGACAGAGTGCTATGACTCAGCTACCACAAAGGCATAATGAACACATCTGGTAATGACtgaagttttgttgttttcagtccttttttctttttcccttctattgtgtgtgttggtaatgctgtgtttgtcatttgtggggtggggtggggcagGGAGTCGGGGCAGTTCTGAAACCATGATTTTGCTGTTCACGTTGATAGGCCAAATTCAAAGAAGCATCTGGGAAGGGACAGGAATGTTTCACCACTAACATAAATATACCAACAAAGAGCGACTGCTCACACAGAACACATGGATATGTCGTTTTAGAATCAATTTCATCACCAAATGTACATAGAATTTGTCTTGGTGTGACTAATACACAGACAGTACGTCAGTTTATTGAGTGACACAGGACATGCTGACATATTCTGTACAAGACCAACGATTTGTAGAATAAAACTTATCAAACATACTACTCCCTTTTCCAGTCCAACAGTATGCTTGATTGATTTGACTTGTTCTATCCATCATTTTTATATGTACagattaaagggatagttcaaccGTTttgaaaccccccccccccccccccccccacccccacccccgtcTGTTAtgcaggacagtagtggtgctatcttcctctcatcatgactgagtgctggatactatcattttttttagggttagggtttgaaatgggtgaaatatcccttaAAGCATTGCATTATACCTGCAGCATTACACCATGGATTTTCCTTATTTATTGTACCACTGTTTAATTGCAGGTTCACCTTACTATGACAACGTACGACCTCTTTCCTACCCTGATGCTGATGCGGTCCTCATCTGCTTTGACATCAGCAGACCAGAGACCTTAGACAGCGTGCTGAAGAAGGTAGGTAATCTGATCTCTGGATACTGCTGACACTGTGTGATGAAGCTTTTGTTTGGGGAATGTTTGCtcatgttgatgactttgtagctgcagaagcagaacattataaggtgggtttttcaaacaaaaattcatatttaaaaattaagggattttgattatatatgCTGTGAAAACTTAAGTACCCCCGCATGATTCGCAAAATAGTTTGtagcaatgtaaaatgtgggcaaagtgtagtaaatgggtcaaacattaaaaatcactggggTGGTTCTTTAAGTTATGAATAGAACATTGGCTTAGGAACTGTTAATATGTAGTGACTATTGTCTTTAAATCATCTCCTAACCCTAATTTCCATTGTTACCAAACAGTTAAGACAGGATTTGCAAGTAAGAAAGTTTCTTTAATAACGCAGGATTTTACTACTGAAAGAGATTAGTCTCAGGAGAGATATTGAGCCCGTGACATTTATGCCCCTCTGACATTAATGTGAGGTTAAGAGAACGTTTGGACTTGGATGTTTAGACTTTGTTCCCAGACATGGCTATTGAATACAGTCTGACCTTTGGCCTGTGATGTCACTGAGAATCAGTTGTGTGCCAGCCCTATGGCGAGTAGGCTGAGAGGGCTGAGACGAGGGTTTATATATCGAAGGGCATATAATCACCAGTCTGTTTCTCTCAAAGCTCCCCCTCTGTAAGACCCCAGTCTGTGGCTCAAAAACATACACCAATGTTCAGatacaaatgcacactcacagagacactcacagagacacactgatcAGGCAGATGTTAATGACTGTCTGCTGTTTGACTCATCCAGTGGCGAGGGGAGATCCAGGAATTTTGTCCGAACACCAAGATGCTGCTGGTGGGATGCAAGTCAGACCTCCGAACAGACCTCTTCACTAAGTCCCATAGCAGACAGACCCCAGTGTCATATGATCAGGTGGGTGCATTAATTGTGGCAGACATAGGATATACTGATGTGTATATCACATCTGTATATCACTTTGTATTACAACTTTGTATGACATAGGATGAGGCAGATGGTCCATGCTTTTGCTCATCTCCATCAATTTGATCTATTCAGATTACTAGCATAAAcggtaacacttcacaataatgTTCCATAACAAATGACTTACAAGGCATTAATAAATACTTAAGAGTTTTCTATCATTCCATTCTTCACTAGAACAACATTTTagccatttcattttgtgtttgctaCTTTGGAATGGTCTATAGCCAGGGGTTAGTGGGATTTGTGGGATTTGGCAGGTTGGGAAACCCTAAGATCTGGTGTTGTAGTGCAGCAGAGAAAAATGACTCTATCTGACACTAGAAAAGCTGATATCAAAAAGGTCACagagctttgtttgttttttcaaatttgactATGTTCTGGTTGGGTTTTGCAATCTTATGAAAGAAATCACATGAATTAGTGCAGGTTTCAAAGCTTAAATTCTTTAGATGTCTTACTAGAACAATGACGAATCATGGTGAGATTAAATCAGAGCCAAGAAAATGTTCTAAtgatccctcatacattttctgcagtcTGAGTGacttaaattacagtgaaattaaacacaaaaagccaaaaaaccCTGGAACCTCCTGCAACTTTGATGTCAGTTTATCATTATCACTGACGTGTTTTCTCTCCCAGGGCTCCAACATGGCAAAGCAGCTGAGTGCTCCCTACATCGAGTGCTCTTCCCTCCAGTCTGAGAACAGCGTCAGAGACATTTTCCATGTGGCCACGCTGGCCTGTgtcaacaagaacaacaagaacGTGAAACGCAGCAAGTCCTCCAGGGCCACCAAGAGGATCTCTCAAAGCCGAGCGGACCTGCCTGCAGTCATGACGGACTACCAGCAGACCAAAGCCAAGACCTGTGTTGTCATGTGAACAGGAGAACTGATGGATACACTTAAGGGGGAACAAATGAAGTATTTTACAAGACTGAGGAGCACTGCTCTTTTCTGCCATGCTCCAAACTGGATATGACTCAGTGACACTGAAGATGGTAGAGAAACAACTTTGGCTTGTGGGTCACACCTGCACAATGAAGTAGGAATTCATTCAGCAGAGCAACTGAGGCGCCGCTGCTGGCTTGTGATAATCTCCAAACTTGGATTCATCAAACAATGAATGGCTTCTGGAACCTGGGAATTAATTTGTCTCCCACCTGATGAAATTGAAGTAAGCGTACTATGAAATTGCTGTGCATCCATTCCTCTGTTCATTACAGGGACATACCTTCCAAATGGAGGCTCAGATTTGCATCAAACTTGGTGAGAACGTTGGACATTCTCAAGAAGTAGAGGACTTTCGACACCCTTTGGCCTAAAGGAGATGTGAAAATGGGCATGCTAATCTTTCACACCTCTCGACTAAAAGGGGGCACGGCAGTGGAAGCAGCATATCAAAGACCGACTCTAAATGGATTCACGTATCATCAGTGTGAAGACCTGATTAACTGTTGAGGCTGTTTAGTCAAAAGGGGCCATGGCAGTTGGTGTGGCATGTCACAAAAAGTAAGCTAACTTCctaacacaacaaaagagacAACACAGAATTTTCACACAAGGTTTGTCCTGGGCTAAGGAACAACATATTAACTTCTGGCACTGATTGGGTCATGcctatttcatattttttttcaaaggggGCCTTACGGGGTGTCCTCTGATTTGATGTGTAGCTGCCTACAAGTTGGTTGAGACACGGCCATGCCCACTTCTGGTTGTACTCTTTATTACAGATTTTACAggtttaattcattttcttgtttgtgttcATCTCATATCTTGTtaagtgaatatatatatatatatatatatagatagatagatagatagatacagatatatatacacacacacacacacacacacacaagatgtttACTTGTTTTCTTTAGCTCAATAGCTTCATTTATTGGAAGCTTTAAAAGGTACCATGTCTTTGTGAGGTTTATTGCTTTGTGATATGTTTTGGAACCATTAATTTTGGGTGACATATTACAAGGGATATGAGTAGTAAGTGTAAAAAATCAGCAAGGTTGTAGAAGGTTTTGATGTTTAACTGAGCCTTGCATGCCATATGTTGTTCATTACTACATTTCTGGACGTTTTTCCTGCCGCTGAATCTGTCCTGAtggagtttttaaaaaaaaaaacaaacaaaaaaaaaaacagcaacaacaacaaaaaaaaaaactgtgatgaaaTGGTTCATTTTAGAACTGTCTgattttgttgtaaatttgtactttatgaaaatgctgtttctgtATGACTTTTGTGCTTATAAATTCATAAACTTCGAGGCTATAGTGTGTATTTGACTGCCATATATGTTAAGTGATTTGCAGTGGAAATTTTATATGCAGTAGTTCCTGATAAAGAATATTCAGGGTGTCAGAAGCTCCGCTCAAGCTGCTAtctgttttttcagtgaaaagcaAATCAGGTAGGAGCTTTCATTCTGTGGAAATGGACAGTAACTGGAATGATGTCCAGCTCcaccagcctctgtgtgtgtccggGTCACCAAACGCGTGACTTTGCTGAGGGCTTTCATGCTCTGCTCCCATCTGTAGGCGCGCCGCAGGAGCTCTGATTACATGACACAGTGGTTGAACTTTAACACTGCCTCAGCAGACTGTTCTACCAGCCCCATCTGTTTCTGAGGCAACTCAATGAGCTTCTCCAGTGACAAAATGTTCAAGACATTCCAAGTAGTGCTTGATAATGTAGCTTAAAAATAATATCCATCTGTTTGATgcaaaaacatgtcagtttGTAAAACATGTCTGGAACCAGGCTAGTtcccccaattttttttttttttttttgataaaaacaCAAGTTTATGGAGACTACAGCTTGAGGAAGGCTTGCTGGCATGTGACAGTAAAAAGCGCAATTTCAaccaactttatttattataggCAACACCCATGCCTTGCACAAGTAAATGaattacacacatgcataaacacacacacacacaactcaaacATGCTggtatgcatatgcacacacccgcccacacacacacacatacacacacacacacacagacagggtaCATCTTTGCTGATGTGAAATAATTAACAGAAGGCCACCTGCATTTCATACCGCATTTACTTTGCACCATTATTCAGCAGTTATGCAAAAAGCTGCGGCTCAAAAGACGAGGCTTAATGCACATCAGGCTGTGTTGGCACCAGAATCAAGAGGTGCACTTAGTTTTTCCAAAGAAATGTTTTGATAATTTATATTCAGTCAAAatcatacaaaaacataaaataaggcTCGTCTTTCACAGCATGGCATGCAGCAACTGTTTGCGGACAACACCATGGGCAGCTTATTTGTGCAAATAAGCCCATAAAGCATCAAACCAAAGAGATTCCTTTCAAGGCCCTTTACATGCTTCCTAGCACTGGTGTCAGAGACATCTGTGCATGTCTTTCTTGACTATCTTTTGTTGCTCTAGGCAATGTGTCCACCCATTGAGATTCCAACATTGACTTCTGAGGCGTATATATAGAGACATCTGTATTCTCCACATTGACTTTTGTAGTCTTGGTTACATTGTTGATATTTCTTCTAAGCAGGCCCCCCTTTATAATCCTTGTGAGTCATCTGTACACATCTGTAATATGTCTTAGGTTACTGTGGGCAACAATAGCTGAGCATATTGACAAAAGCAAGTGCCTTAATATTTCCGGGCCATCAATGAGCTCTGATGACAGGAAAATGTTTGGCTATTCAAAATCATAGCAGTTCTCGCCAAATAGTatggaacaaaacaaacaatcaaacaaaaaactaatttCTTAAGGTCTATAATTTGTcccaaatggagaaaaaaaaaaaagaatatctgCACACTGAATAATTCAAGCTTCCACTATATTTATTTGATCAACTTTACAATGCATAAGGTCTTAGCCAAGCAAActctcatgtcatgtcatggtGAAGTATGACCTCACACACCATTAACCAGTCACAtgacactctccctctctcataatcattatttattccccatgtttttgtgttaatgtAATTTGTAAAAGAGACCGTTTAGTTGTTAAATATGTGTACATATtggaaaatgttgatattttgtaAATAGTTACCTGTTTTTGGGATATTTTGTCATGTGACTAATTCATGATGTATGAGGTCTATAAAAGCATGCCTCACTAAATCTTGTGGGAGCTTGAATTTGTCAGTGTGCAGACAGTCACTTGTATTTCATTGGCCTGTGCTTGTGTCCTGCACCTGCAGCAATATTGGGTCAGATGTACACACCACTGTGCTGTTTCCAAATTGAGGATTAGCTGCTGTATAAAGTCACACATGAGCCTCAGACTCTTCACCAAAAACAATGAGCACAGCTTTTCAGTATTGTACTTCTTTTCCCACTATTACAACTGAAAAATGGAGCAAGACACAGGGAGGCTGGGTGCTTCAGCCTCAACAAAGAGGGTCCTGATAGGAAGGCCGCTAAATGAGTCCTTATTATTCAAGCTCTGTATAAAATACATATCATATAAACATGATCATAACATTTCCTTCAGTAATAAATGATGTGATAATAATGTCAATAAGTCAAGGTTAAGGTCAAAGTTAAAGTCAAGGTTAAAAATGTAAGACTTTTTGAACACTGATACCTGGCTGGTTAAGATGACAGTGAACACTTCAGACACATTATGAATGACAGTATATCAGGAAGATCTGTCAGCTTGCATAATTTGTCCAGATATTGAGACCATAAAATGTAATCAAGTAATTGTGCTCCTTTCAAGGACCATACCAATTATTTTGGATGTTCAGCATAATGTCTACAACATGCATAGACAGCAAGCAGGAGTCTACACCGTTTGACACAActgaaacacagctgacagGTTGTGTTTCATACAAaagtccctggggaaatgtttgctttataCAGCAAATTATATGAATGGCAGTTACTTTAtgagccacagaagcagaacggTATGATTTTTAATGTCAGCTTGTGAAGGTAAGTCCCATGGACATCCCTTATGGACATTTTTTGGTTCCCCATCAtcaccacaaaacaaacaaacaaacaaacaacacacacacgcacgcacacacacacacacacacacttgcaatgCAGCAATTGATGCTGAATGGAAAAGACATGAAATACAGTCCAAGAATGCTGCAACTTGTTGCTTTTGATAtcggcataatccactttgtttgccattgtttgtgtgttaaaagTCTTTATTTGGCCTTCATTTTGGTTTTTCCAAGCTATGGAAGTGATAGGAACACAGGATTGTGGatcagcagcccaggggagcacagagaaacttatgtgaatttcctgcgggatgaataaagtatctacctacctacctacttacctacctacctaccatGAGAATATTTctccaccatgtggactcagatcACATCCAaggaactatacaacccaataCTACACCAAAGGTCAATTTAGATTCAAGACATGACATGCATGTATAATACTCCCTGCCAAGCTGCAGAAAAAGATGACACTTGATAAAATGAACATTAACATCAGTTTGAGTGTATTCTATCAGGATTAATATGGACACTAATTTGCTATCAATGGAAGTGCAATACATTCACTTAAGAAAAAAACTGCCctgttttttctgaatttatgaGATGATTATCTcagaagcagatttttttttttagtttaaaatgtttctcaaaattctgagataattatctcattaattcagaaattCAGGGCAAAGTCTTCTATAGTGAATGCATCAAACTTCTATAGCTATCAAAcagaaattaaattgaaattaaattaaatacattaaatgcGTACACATGACTGTGGTGgaatgactaataataataaatgcttGTTATCtgtaaactctgtgtgtgtgcgaactAAATGCATGAAATATTATTATCACATTTGGCAATTACGTGTAATAACAGAGCAAACAGGAATTCCGCAATCACATCCTtcagttttctatttttcttagCAGGATTCTGCACAAGCTGTCCCAAAGCTGAGTCTCAGGCCACTTGTCTCTTtaatatgatgatatgatgatataATATGTTGGCCAGCAGATGTTCTGCAGATAGTCTTGTTCATAAAGATGGAAACAGCTCAGCAAAATGGTGGAGAGGGTGGGTTAGCACACCATGCTGCTCAAATTCCTTCAGTGGAGAAGTGTGAATGGATTGTGACAAAAGAGAGCTCTCTGTTGAATGGTGTTGGCAGAGTGAATGGGGAAATATTCAGTTTGAGCTGAGAGGAACATAATCCCCAGAAGACACGCCCAGATTTCTCAAGATGACACTGTGACTGCCAGGAAACAGGATCTATCCATTAGCACAATCTGCAAGTATGCCTTGTGGAAACATGATGTaataacactgatttttttttctttttttgtgaaaatagaTAGGACATGCCATTTTTGTTTCCTGCCTCATTTAAATGGCTTCGTAAATACTACAGTCTGAAAGAGTTTTATAGATAGGTAGTAGATTTTACTTTTCCACATAAACCTGTCAGTAACAGCAGTGCATTGTTTTAGTTCTAAGATTAGTTCTAATCAGAGTTTGGCAAAAATAGCTTTAAAAAGAGTGAATCCAGATTTATAATTAAGCAGAACACTTGCATAATTAAAAACTAATCCTGGTTTAGTAAATCTAACTTTAGTGATTTATgttaagttaattaattaaacagaggcggtcctggctagttttgcgccctgggcgaaacaTCCtgttaactaagaataacacactagaaattactcataaagctatatcacatatagcttacaaaatgtcctgtcagtgtataggaagttatttaggttaccatagacctacgtatagcaaaaaaaattaaaaattccacagtcagaacgtattgtttaccaaatccatagactaacaggccaatgtgaacttgcacttgttgtgttgcaaacacaaactagcctatgggtgaaattaattccatgacatgatgcctaaaattctaatagttgctagttcagcaaaactaaaaaacaaaaaaaaacaaacaaacaaaaaaaaacttctgtggctaagtggcaacatattagcaagaggctaataaatagggtataggctactgtttcattacatgcacaattaacgtcatgcatagagacttgcatacctttatcttttgaacgtttctcctcttcttctctccttctctttctgaactgggcacctgatgtttttttttggccttttgtccatgatactccattgacttttgttgttgttgttgttgttgttgttgttgttgtttttttttttttttttttttttttttttttaacataacccaataaattacatgtagctataaggggtctatattaattttatgaatgaaatacaatttatttggaagcagcagtttgtgttgtttggcctgggatctttcatatcagaggttagtctatcccctgcccccctcccctttgcttttcctgagactcacaacctgcgcacagcctctgcagtcgcaagttgatcccccgcgcccccctcccccttgccttttcttctgacacacacgacctgtatacatgactctcagcagcaagttgacgtgatagtaggggcgccttagcgtccactgcaccaacttgacatggaaatgagcgatattagtctagaaacgttttttttttttttttttttttttttttttttggacggcgcttgtgcgcccccaagtagattgcgccctgggcggttgcccacattgcccatagcaaaaaccgtccctgtaaTTAAATGATATCCAGATTTCAagaggtttatttgtcacatgcatgactGTACTTGTACAGAAGCAGTGAAATGGGATTGCAACTACTCCAGcaactgtgcaagtaaaatacaaaaagttataaatatatatgactTCTATTTACAGGAGATGAAagaagttaaaaataaacataaaatataataataataagaagaagaaataagaaatgaatggCATATTCACAGGATCTATATGTACATAGTAAAAATATACAGTTCGAGTAGTGACAAGTCATGACAGTCGCAGTGTGCAGGGGACACTGCGGCTGTTGTGATGGTGGTCGTGATGCTTgcctaaaggaaaaaaacaaacaagtgatcaaatgaacattttatatgaaaaaagATTGACATCACATGTTGGCAGAACCCAGCAGGAAatataaaagagagaaaagaggtcaTTTGTATCTGCTGACAGTGTCAAACGGTAGCTAACAAGCAGTTAACCTACTCATCATGGCTCCATAGAAGACCAAATTTAAGAAATAGGTTCAGCTGTATAAATGAAGCACTATGGCCAAAAATTATAGAAGATAACTTAAAGGACAAAGACA includes:
- the LOC115380143 gene encoding rho-related GTP-binding protein RhoE-like, translated to MDSNSSVKCKIVVVGDSQCGKTALLNVFAKDCFPEGYIPTVFENYTASFEIGLQRVELRLWDTSGSPYYDNVRPLSYPDADAVLICFDISRPETLDSVLKKWRGEIQEFCPNTKMLLVGCKSDLRTDLFTKSHSRQTPVSYDQGSNMAKQLSAPYIECSSLQSENSVRDIFHVATLACVNKNNKNVKRSKSSRATKRISQSRADLPAVMTDYQQTKAKTCVVM